In Labilibaculum sp. DW002, one DNA window encodes the following:
- a CDS encoding family 16 glycosylhydrolase — protein MKKFHLLSLVKIFLSILFVSTFLSCSKSDDDETYTPDFTFTEDVNDANKIVFSNTSTGSYLFMQWDFGNGEISEKVRASTKDYTIFYSEKGDYQVQLTLWGPDNVLSNNKNVTKTVSIAQDVFVADFTYTINEAKPNFVMLNNTTTGDYDHISWRYNDKDITGDNIDQTEIYLHKAGTYDIELHVYKGDVEKILTKQISIAQDDPDYLDNMTLVWSDEFDGTSINTDYWTFETGASGWGNNELQNYTNGDNAEIVDGKLVITAKKVNENKAAGSYTSTRMISKGKQSFTYGRMEIRAKLPSGKGIWPAIWMLGEDISTVSWPACGEIDIMEYVGYEPDVVHATVHTTSGFGSNGNGSSKALETAEEEFHIYGLLWDEDAIVFYIDTPGNITHTYNPTSKTDSNWPFDKAQFFILNVAVGGNWGGAQGIDNTIFPQTMEIDYVRVYQ, from the coding sequence ATGAAAAAATTCCATTTACTTTCACTTGTCAAGATATTCTTGTCAATACTTTTTGTTTCTACATTTCTATCATGTAGCAAAAGTGATGATGATGAAACTTATACACCTGATTTTACATTTACTGAAGATGTGAATGACGCAAATAAGATTGTCTTTTCAAATACAAGTACAGGATCGTATTTATTTATGCAATGGGATTTTGGGAATGGAGAGATTTCCGAAAAGGTAAGAGCTAGTACAAAAGATTATACCATTTTCTACTCGGAAAAAGGAGATTACCAAGTTCAGTTAACGCTTTGGGGACCTGATAATGTTCTGTCTAATAATAAGAATGTAACAAAAACAGTAAGTATTGCTCAGGATGTTTTTGTTGCTGATTTTACCTATACAATAAATGAGGCAAAACCTAATTTTGTCATGTTAAACAATACAACAACAGGTGATTACGATCATATATCATGGAGATATAATGATAAGGATATTACAGGAGATAATATCGATCAGACTGAAATCTATTTACACAAAGCGGGAACATATGATATTGAATTGCACGTCTATAAGGGTGATGTCGAAAAGATTTTAACAAAACAAATAAGCATCGCTCAAGATGATCCAGATTATCTGGATAACATGACACTAGTTTGGTCGGATGAGTTTGATGGCACAAGCATAAATACAGATTATTGGACCTTTGAAACTGGAGCTAGTGGATGGGGCAACAACGAATTACAAAATTACACCAATGGCGATAATGCTGAAATCGTTGATGGAAAACTGGTTATTACTGCCAAAAAAGTAAACGAAAATAAAGCTGCTGGATCATATACATCTACAAGAATGATCTCAAAAGGCAAACAAAGCTTTACCTATGGACGAATGGAAATTCGCGCCAAATTGCCTTCAGGAAAAGGAATCTGGCCAGCAATATGGATGTTAGGTGAAGATATAAGTACCGTAAGTTGGCCTGCATGTGGTGAGATTGATATTATGGAATACGTAGGATATGAACCTGATGTGGTTCATGCTACTGTACATACAACTTCGGGTTTTGGCTCAAATGGGAACGGCAGTAGTAAAGCTTTAGAAACTGCAGAAGAAGAGTTTCATATTTATGGATTGCTATGGGATGAAGATGCAATCGTATTTTATATCGATACTCCAGGAAATATTACTCACACCTATAACCCAACTTCAAAAACGGATAGCAATTGGCCATTTGATAAAGCTCAATTCTTCATTTTAAATGTAGCTGTTGGCGGAAACTGGGGTGGTGCACAGGGAATTGACAATACAATCTTTCCTCAAACTATGGAAATTGATTATGTAAGAGTTTATCAGTAA
- a CDS encoding PKD domain-containing protein, translating to MKKILYFILLLTVVVSCSPDEYSAQENLMAEQIEWGYNATDVTNEYTLYNNTPGVSSIWDFGNGVTQKGNTVTARYTFAGTYTVTLTVISQGGVTVVEDKITTDVDNPSFLSGYPYDELIGSGEQTWAIDAYSKAHFGLGPTIANPVEWYGAAVNDKADRSLYDDRFTFKITASGLTVTQVTNGLVYANGAWASDLGTTAGNEEPSGGDFIMPFDGGDFVCTVAGDILNVTGGGFLGYYAGASEYEIMTLTEDLLEVAFWDTKSNFYWFTRFRPVDKLTPEPEPVVKELESNDISDDFEGNGNVVWETKDIEGFDIIDNFAPSDVNSSEKIVKYQKGAGEWTNVLTVLDYKIDLSTRNQFTMKVFIPAFNDYVTECNPGTDWLAEHNLKPQVDVKLQDSSLGGNAWQTQQVRSHTLTADQFGQWVELTFDYSDVTDRVDFDQVVIQLGAEGHCNTGLFYIDDFKLLP from the coding sequence ATGAAAAAAATATTATATTTTATTTTGCTTTTAACGGTTGTTGTGTCTTGTTCTCCAGATGAGTACAGTGCGCAAGAGAACCTAATGGCAGAACAAATCGAATGGGGATACAATGCAACAGATGTTACAAATGAGTATACCCTATATAACAATACTCCTGGTGTAAGCTCTATTTGGGATTTTGGAAATGGCGTTACCCAAAAAGGGAATACCGTAACTGCACGTTATACTTTTGCAGGAACTTACACTGTTACGCTAACAGTTATATCTCAAGGTGGAGTAACCGTAGTAGAAGATAAAATTACAACAGATGTTGATAATCCTTCTTTTCTTTCTGGATATCCTTACGATGAGTTAATTGGAAGTGGTGAACAAACATGGGCAATTGATGCCTATTCAAAAGCTCATTTTGGCCTAGGACCAACGATAGCAAATCCTGTAGAATGGTATGGAGCTGCTGTAAACGATAAAGCTGACAGAAGTTTATATGATGATCGATTTACCTTTAAAATTACTGCGTCAGGATTAACTGTGACTCAAGTAACTAATGGTTTAGTATATGCAAATGGTGCTTGGGCTTCCGACTTAGGTACTACTGCTGGTAACGAAGAACCTTCAGGTGGTGATTTCATTATGCCTTTTGATGGTGGTGATTTTGTTTGTACAGTAGCAGGCGATATTTTGAATGTAACAGGTGGTGGTTTCTTAGGATACTATGCTGGTGCATCGGAATATGAAATCATGACCCTTACAGAAGATTTATTAGAAGTAGCATTTTGGGATACAAAATCAAACTTTTATTGGTTTACAAGATTTAGACCAGTTGATAAATTGACACCAGAACCAGAACCAGTTGTTAAAGAGTTGGAGAGTAATGATATCTCTGATGATTTCGAAGGAAATGGTAATGTTGTTTGGGAAACTAAAGACATCGAAGGTTTTGATATCATCGATAACTTTGCTCCATCAGATGTGAATTCATCAGAGAAAATTGTGAAGTATCAAAAAGGCGCAGGTGAGTGGACAAATGTTCTTACTGTACTTGATTATAAAATTGATTTATCAACAAGAAATCAATTCACAATGAAGGTATTTATACCTGCTTTTAACGACTATGTTACAGAATGTAATCCTGGAACAGATTGGCTTGCAGAGCATAATTTGAAGCCTCAAGTTGACGTGAAGCTTCAAGACAGTTCTTTGGGCGGAAATGCATGGCAGACACAGCAAGTTCGTAGTCATACTTTAACTGCAGATCAGTTTGGACAATGGGTTGAATTGACATTTGATTATAGTGATGTTACCGATCGTGTTGATTTTGATCAGGTTGTTATTCAATTAGGTGCGGAAGGTCACTGTAATACAGGACTGTTCTACATCGATGATTTTAAACTACTACCATAA
- a CDS encoding RagB/SusD family nutrient uptake outer membrane protein, producing MKKIIYILLFAVTFMGCDDYLEKSPVTEQTEESFYRTEDDMFRALIAAYEPLQRNWGESLQLTMDIVSDDAYGGGGSATDGVGGKKADRGLTTPSEGMWSAMWNDSYAGVYGANVFLEKVDASEMTEELKTQLKGEALFLRAYYYANLVRTFENVPLITKTLATSEYSQAAAPVDEVYAQIASDLETSITYLKDVTYSNDEKGRITEWAPRALLARMYLFYDGVYGSKNASTTMPGDVTGAKVLTYLNEIITNSGADLLPDFGNLWGHSEFTDSWVENSIEGIFEVQFSNQGEGWQWYSAPFDIGNKMVVFVGPRGTTSDSEYYSGWGFSPATQQLYDSYQDGDLRRDFTLLDMVAELGEGNFEEADQYTGYLNKKYAGLKSQVPAVGQEQLNFPQNYISIRYADVLLMAAEMEFHIGSNATAAIHYNKVRSRAFESYSPVSSVTLDQIFEERKLEFALEGIRYWDLLRRGMPVLESAVQVTNLGGIYDSAVNSAARGFWPIPSTEIALSNFMLEQNDGY from the coding sequence ATGAAAAAGATAATTTATATACTTCTTTTTGCTGTTACTTTCATGGGCTGTGACGACTATCTCGAAAAGAGTCCAGTAACAGAGCAGACTGAAGAAAGTTTCTATCGTACAGAAGACGATATGTTTAGAGCATTAATTGCTGCTTATGAACCATTGCAAAGAAATTGGGGAGAGAGTTTACAGTTAACCATGGATATCGTTTCAGATGATGCTTATGGTGGAGGTGGATCTGCTACCGATGGAGTTGGAGGAAAAAAAGCCGACAGAGGTTTAACTACTCCTTCAGAAGGAATGTGGAGCGCTATGTGGAATGATAGTTATGCCGGTGTTTATGGTGCAAATGTCTTTTTGGAAAAGGTTGATGCATCGGAGATGACAGAAGAATTGAAGACACAACTCAAGGGTGAAGCTCTATTCTTGCGAGCCTATTATTACGCCAACTTAGTTCGTACTTTTGAGAATGTACCTTTGATAACAAAAACACTTGCAACTTCTGAATATTCACAAGCTGCAGCACCTGTTGATGAAGTGTATGCTCAAATCGCAAGCGATTTGGAAACTTCTATTACTTACTTAAAAGATGTTACTTATAGTAATGATGAAAAAGGGAGAATAACTGAATGGGCTCCTCGAGCATTATTAGCTAGAATGTACCTTTTTTATGATGGTGTTTATGGTAGTAAAAATGCTAGCACTACAATGCCAGGTGATGTTACTGGTGCTAAGGTTTTAACTTACCTAAATGAAATTATCACCAATAGTGGTGCTGATCTTTTACCTGATTTTGGAAACCTTTGGGGACATTCTGAATTTACCGACTCATGGGTTGAGAATTCAATAGAAGGAATCTTTGAAGTACAATTTTCAAATCAAGGAGAAGGATGGCAGTGGTATAGTGCACCTTTCGATATTGGTAACAAAATGGTAGTTTTTGTTGGTCCACGAGGAACAACATCTGATTCAGAATATTATTCTGGGTGGGGTTTTTCACCAGCTACACAGCAGCTTTACGATTCATACCAAGATGGTGACCTTCGACGTGATTTTACATTGCTTGATATGGTAGCCGAATTAGGAGAAGGAAATTTTGAAGAGGCAGATCAGTATACTGGTTACTTGAATAAAAAATATGCAGGTCTAAAAAGTCAAGTTCCTGCAGTTGGACAAGAGCAACTTAATTTCCCTCAAAATTACATCTCAATTCGTTATGCTGATGTTTTACTAATGGCTGCCGAAATGGAATTTCACATTGGTTCGAATGCAACAGCAGCGATTCATTACAATAAAGTTCGTTCTCGTGCTTTTGAATCTTACTCTCCTGTTAGTTCAGTGACTTTAGATCAAATTTTTGAAGAAAGAAAATTAGAATTTGCTTTAGAGGGAATCAGATATTGGGATTTACTTCGAAGAGGTATGCCAGTTCTTGAAAGTGCTGTTCAGGTTACAAACCTAGGTGGTATTTATGATTCTGCTGTAAATTCTGCAGCCAGAGGATTTTGGCCAATTCCTTCAACGGAAATTGCACTTTCGAACTTTATGTTAGAGCAAAACGATGGTTATTAA
- a CDS encoding SusC/RagA family TonB-linked outer membrane protein — MKKTVLFLFLTFLSLQIFAQQNVVTGVVTAAEDGSPVPFASVVVKGTTIGTSTDFDGKFSIEVPEDATLVFSMVGFANQEFTVGTQEVINVVMLTDNMGLDEVVVIGYGVQKKSSVTGSISSVKAEDIQKMPIQRAEQALQGQVSGVQVTMDSGQPGASLSVNIRGIGTTGNSQPLYIIDGNPVGDISYLASTDIGSMEVLKDASASAIYGARGANGVVIITTKQGTKGAAKLSYDGYYGVQNAWRQMDVLNAQDYAMIINESLLNAGRDNTSADWIQDSEIAGIGSGTDWQEEIFRKNAPIQSHTLSLNGGSEKVLYSTALSYFSQDGIVSEDKSSYERVNFRVKGDYTSYDKKLKMGTSMVYSHSTSQGVDPNNVYNSPLARAINIDPIATVMDENGEFGRPIRNMQEIVNPVAGMFYLNDEYKTDKIVANLYAEYKIVDHLKVKTSLGIDYAYQWHDVYTPIFELSTITKNDKTKVSKTMNSWYSTNWETTINYNNTFGEHEIDVIAGTTAYNNDYENLSGSGSELIIDGLDYAYIDNVGNIESKSAGGTFDSNSLLSLFGRANYSFKDRYMASVTVRRDGSSRFGPNDRYAIFPSISTGWILSEEDFLKEKLGPITFVKVRASWGQNGNENIGNFRYLSSIANNHNYTFNAGTIVNGSSPSKIANPDLKWETSEQTDIGLDIRFGSNFYMNLDYYDKRTKDLLIDAPIPGYIGNSAPTVNGGTVQNRGFEALLGYNGRSNDFSYGGTLNFSANKNEMLKINNDEGIIYGNVNIGPSGMKNLTIAKEGEPIGYFWGWETNGIYQNQAQIDANGTHQPSATPGDLVYVDQNGDGVMDDADRINLGDPHPDFTIGLNLNFSYKNFDLSMFWYGVFGNQIVDATRRYDLPNANYQTSVLDRWTGEGSTNSTPKVSWSDNNNNRGNFSDYMVEDADYIRLKNLQIGYTLPKSVLNKLHIEKFRLYVSGDNLLTFTEYSGLEPEIGNNGNVFYTGVDQGIYPQARVFTVGANITF; from the coding sequence ATGAAAAAAACGGTTTTGTTTTTATTTCTCACATTTCTTAGCCTGCAGATTTTTGCACAACAGAATGTGGTGACTGGTGTCGTTACTGCAGCAGAAGATGGGAGCCCTGTCCCTTTTGCTTCAGTTGTAGTAAAAGGAACTACAATAGGTACCTCAACAGATTTTGATGGTAAGTTTTCTATAGAAGTTCCTGAAGATGCAACTTTAGTGTTTTCTATGGTGGGCTTTGCCAATCAGGAATTTACTGTTGGAACGCAGGAAGTTATAAATGTAGTAATGCTTACCGATAATATGGGCTTAGATGAGGTCGTAGTTATTGGTTATGGTGTTCAGAAAAAGAGCTCGGTAACAGGTTCTATATCTTCAGTTAAAGCAGAAGATATTCAAAAGATGCCTATCCAACGTGCAGAGCAAGCACTTCAGGGACAAGTTTCAGGTGTGCAGGTAACAATGGATTCTGGTCAGCCAGGAGCTAGTTTATCCGTAAATATTAGAGGTATTGGTACAACAGGAAATTCTCAGCCACTTTATATTATTGATGGCAATCCTGTAGGCGATATTTCTTACTTGGCTTCTACTGATATCGGTAGTATGGAGGTTTTGAAAGATGCTTCTGCTTCTGCTATTTATGGTGCAAGGGGTGCAAACGGGGTAGTTATTATAACAACTAAACAAGGAACAAAAGGTGCTGCAAAACTATCTTATGATGGTTATTATGGTGTTCAGAATGCATGGAGACAAATGGATGTTTTGAATGCACAGGATTATGCAATGATTATTAACGAATCATTATTGAATGCTGGTAGAGATAATACTTCTGCAGATTGGATTCAAGATTCTGAAATTGCAGGTATTGGTTCTGGAACCGATTGGCAAGAAGAAATTTTCAGAAAGAATGCTCCAATACAAAGTCACACATTGTCTTTGAATGGTGGTAGCGAAAAAGTTTTGTATTCAACTGCACTATCTTACTTTAGCCAAGATGGTATTGTATCAGAAGACAAATCTAGCTATGAGCGTGTTAACTTTCGAGTAAAAGGAGATTATACTTCTTACGATAAGAAGTTGAAGATGGGAACATCAATGGTGTATTCTCATTCTACTTCTCAAGGAGTAGATCCTAACAATGTTTACAATTCTCCATTAGCTCGTGCTATTAATATTGATCCAATTGCTACGGTAATGGATGAAAATGGTGAGTTTGGAAGACCTATTCGTAACATGCAGGAAATTGTTAATCCTGTTGCTGGAATGTTTTATCTAAATGATGAATACAAAACGGATAAAATTGTAGCTAATCTTTATGCAGAATACAAAATTGTTGATCACCTAAAAGTGAAAACTTCATTAGGTATTGACTACGCATACCAATGGCATGATGTTTATACTCCAATTTTTGAATTGAGTACAATTACAAAGAATGATAAAACCAAGGTTAGTAAAACCATGAATAGCTGGTACAGTACTAACTGGGAAACAACAATTAACTATAACAATACTTTCGGAGAGCATGAGATTGATGTTATTGCAGGAACAACTGCTTACAATAACGATTATGAGAATCTAAGCGGTAGTGGTAGTGAGTTGATTATTGATGGACTTGATTATGCTTATATCGATAATGTTGGTAATATCGAAAGTAAGTCCGCAGGTGGAACCTTTGATTCAAATTCTTTATTGTCTTTGTTTGGACGTGCTAACTACAGTTTTAAAGATCGCTACATGGCATCGGTAACAGTTCGTCGTGATGGATCATCTCGATTTGGACCAAACGATCGTTATGCTATTTTCCCTTCAATTTCTACTGGTTGGATTTTATCGGAAGAAGATTTCTTGAAGGAGAAGCTTGGCCCAATCACTTTTGTTAAAGTAAGAGCAAGTTGGGGACAAAATGGAAACGAGAATATTGGAAACTTTAGATACTTGTCTTCTATAGCAAATAATCACAACTATACTTTTAATGCAGGTACTATTGTAAATGGTTCTTCGCCTTCTAAAATTGCCAATCCAGATCTTAAGTGGGAAACTTCAGAACAAACAGATATAGGTCTTGATATTCGTTTCGGTTCAAATTTCTACATGAATCTAGATTATTACGACAAGAGAACGAAAGATCTTTTAATTGATGCACCAATCCCTGGATATATTGGTAACAGTGCACCAACTGTAAATGGTGGAACTGTTCAAAATAGAGGTTTTGAAGCATTATTAGGATACAATGGTCGCTCAAATGATTTTTCTTATGGTGGTACACTTAACTTTTCGGCTAACAAAAACGAAATGTTAAAGATTAACAACGATGAAGGAATTATTTATGGTAATGTAAATATTGGTCCTTCAGGAATGAAAAATTTAACAATCGCTAAAGAAGGTGAACCTATTGGTTACTTCTGGGGATGGGAAACTAATGGTATCTATCAAAATCAAGCACAAATTGATGCAAATGGAACTCATCAACCAAGTGCAACTCCTGGTGATTTAGTTTATGTTGACCAAAATGGAGATGGTGTTATGGATGATGCAGATAGAATCAATTTAGGTGATCCACATCCTGATTTTACAATTGGTTTAAATCTAAACTTTTCATATAAGAATTTCGATTTAAGTATGTTCTGGTACGGAGTTTTTGGCAATCAAATTGTTGATGCAACTCGTCGTTACGATTTACCTAATGCCAATTACCAAACATCTGTTCTTGATCGTTGGACTGGAGAAGGTTCTACGAACTCAACTCCTAAAGTGTCTTGGAGCGATAACAATAACAACAGAGGTAATTTCTCTGATTATATGGTTGAAGATGCAGATTACATAAGACTTAAAAATTTGCAGATTGGATATACTTTACCAAAATCAGTTTTGAATAAGCTTCATATTGAGAAGTTTAGACTATATGTTTCTGGAGATAATCTATTAACATTCACTGAGTATTCTGGATTGGAACCTGAAATTGGAAACAATGGTAATGTGTTCTACACAGGTGTAGATCAAGGGATTTATCCTCAAGCTAGAGTTTTTACAGTAGGTGCTAATATTACTTTCTAA
- a CDS encoding helix-turn-helix and ligand-binding sensor domain-containing protein encodes MKRFSIIFLLILFFSLHAFSKVKNVGIPFIKNFPRSQYNGGTQNWDIAQAPNGIFYFANNEGVLECDGNDWRLIPMPNNSVVRSLAIDSTGQVFVGASNEFGYLKPDRHGKLNYHSLVDLLPEKDRGFEEVWQIFPYKKGMIFHTFQKILYYRNGAISQIQNENKFHFGFLVGDDFFVREQKKGLCKLDGRSVDLVNGGELFADTEIVSILPFVNNTILIATALDGLFLYDGTQIYPWEKELSQIFKKNQVFTAIPVGESKFAFGTVRNGIYLINKEGEILQNINTERGLQNNTVLSLFLDTKENLWVGLDNGIDYLEISSPLSIFPKDKDLGAGYASIYYKGILYLGTNTGLFARKYNFSSENMNGEEKFELVKNTSGQVWSLQIAGDELICGHNKGTFRIEKNVGTLISDVAGGWNYLYKSEYPNKMIGGTYTGLILFEKSNQSNNKWKFVKRIEGFDESSREMIWNDDNSIWMCHGYKGVFRLNLNDEFDKFINYKFYGIEDGFQSNLGIDVHQLRNEPVFSTKNGFYKYIAESDRFEKHQYLNNLFEGEEHTKKLFEQKNGDVWFFQGENIGLLKSQVDNSYEMLKKPFAPLKSSFIGAFENVTVIDKENVLIGKEDGFVHYDPTIVKKYNQAFNVFIREVRIRGAVDSVIYYGTYANAKEIQLDSDGENKIELAFKNNAIRFQYSAPQFTNPELIQYQCQLIGFDKLSSTWDNTLQKEYTNLPEGEYVFEVISRNQYGINSVKDEFHFTILPPWYRSLIAYLIYFLFGIFCIYATILLVRRRMQQIQNQLKRKQEEELRLKEQKFREEALITEREIVQLRNDKLKSEVEYKNRELAGSTMNIIHKNEVLSYSVGELKKALKKIKDPTALVQVRQLMKTIDAEFNSEQDWDQFELHFDQVHENFLKRLRTEHSQLTPKDLRICAYLRMNLSTKEIAPLMNISVRGVEISRYRLRKKFNLSREENLIDFILNV; translated from the coding sequence TTGAAAAGATTTTCAATTATTTTTCTTCTAATTCTCTTTTTTAGTCTTCATGCTTTTTCTAAAGTGAAGAATGTAGGGATTCCATTCATAAAAAATTTTCCTAGAAGTCAATACAATGGAGGAACCCAAAATTGGGATATTGCACAAGCACCTAATGGTATTTTTTATTTTGCTAATAATGAAGGTGTTTTAGAATGTGATGGAAATGACTGGCGCCTTATTCCAATGCCTAATAATTCAGTTGTCCGTTCTTTGGCAATAGATAGTACAGGACAAGTATTTGTCGGTGCATCCAACGAATTTGGATATTTAAAACCTGATCGTCATGGGAAGCTAAATTACCATTCACTTGTTGATCTTTTACCTGAAAAGGATAGGGGATTTGAAGAGGTTTGGCAAATATTCCCGTATAAAAAAGGAATGATATTTCATACATTTCAAAAGATTCTTTATTATCGAAATGGTGCAATATCCCAAATTCAAAATGAAAATAAATTTCACTTTGGTTTTCTTGTAGGAGATGATTTTTTTGTGCGTGAACAGAAAAAAGGACTCTGCAAATTAGACGGTAGATCTGTAGATTTAGTAAATGGTGGGGAACTGTTTGCGGATACTGAAATTGTTAGCATACTTCCATTTGTCAACAATACGATTTTGATTGCTACAGCATTAGATGGTTTATTTCTATACGATGGAACTCAGATTTATCCTTGGGAAAAAGAACTCAGCCAAATATTCAAAAAAAACCAAGTGTTTACAGCAATACCCGTTGGAGAATCAAAATTTGCTTTTGGTACGGTTCGGAATGGTATATATCTAATTAATAAAGAAGGGGAAATTCTTCAGAATATTAATACTGAAAGAGGTTTACAGAATAACACTGTGTTAAGTTTATTTTTGGATACGAAGGAAAATTTGTGGGTCGGCTTAGATAATGGAATTGATTATCTTGAAATTAGTTCTCCTCTTTCTATTTTTCCTAAGGATAAGGATTTAGGTGCAGGTTATGCTTCCATTTATTACAAGGGGATTTTGTATTTGGGTACAAATACAGGATTATTCGCAAGGAAATATAATTTTTCTAGTGAAAACATGAATGGGGAAGAGAAGTTTGAATTGGTTAAAAATACTTCTGGTCAAGTATGGAGTTTACAAATTGCAGGTGATGAATTAATTTGTGGACACAATAAAGGAACATTTAGAATCGAAAAAAATGTAGGAACCTTAATTTCTGATGTAGCTGGAGGTTGGAATTACCTTTACAAAAGTGAGTATCCTAATAAAATGATAGGTGGTACATATACCGGTTTAATTCTCTTTGAAAAATCGAATCAATCAAATAACAAATGGAAATTTGTGAAGAGAATTGAAGGTTTTGATGAATCATCTAGAGAAATGATCTGGAATGATGATAACAGCATTTGGATGTGTCATGGATATAAAGGGGTATTTCGTCTAAATTTGAATGATGAATTCGATAAGTTTATTAATTATAAATTTTATGGCATAGAAGATGGCTTTCAATCGAATTTGGGGATTGATGTTCATCAGCTACGAAATGAACCTGTATTTTCTACCAAAAATGGTTTTTACAAGTATATCGCAGAATCGGATCGATTTGAAAAGCATCAGTACTTAAATAATCTATTTGAAGGAGAAGAGCACACGAAGAAATTATTTGAGCAGAAAAATGGTGATGTATGGTTTTTTCAAGGGGAAAACATTGGCTTGTTAAAATCGCAAGTAGACAATTCTTATGAAATGCTTAAAAAACCTTTTGCACCTTTAAAATCTTCTTTTATAGGAGCTTTCGAGAATGTTACGGTAATTGATAAGGAAAATGTTTTGATTGGGAAAGAGGATGGTTTTGTACATTATGATCCTACCATAGTGAAAAAATACAATCAGGCTTTTAATGTATTTATCAGAGAGGTTAGAATTAGGGGGGCAGTAGATTCTGTTATTTATTACGGAACTTACGCTAATGCTAAAGAGATTCAATTAGATTCGGATGGTGAAAATAAAATTGAATTGGCATTTAAAAATAATGCCATTCGATTTCAGTACTCGGCTCCTCAATTTACGAATCCAGAGTTAATTCAATATCAATGTCAATTGATTGGTTTTGATAAACTTTCATCTACTTGGGATAATACACTGCAGAAAGAGTATACTAATCTTCCAGAAGGAGAATATGTATTTGAAGTAATCTCTAGAAATCAGTATGGAATTAATTCTGTGAAAGATGAGTTTCATTTCACCATTTTACCTCCATGGTATCGTTCACTTATTGCTTATCTTATCTACTTCTTGTTTGGGATATTTTGTATTTATGCTACTATTTTATTAGTTAGACGTAGAATGCAGCAGATTCAAAATCAACTAAAAAGAAAGCAGGAAGAAGAATTAAGGTTAAAAGAACAAAAGTTTAGAGAAGAGGCATTGATAACAGAACGGGAAATTGTACAATTACGTAATGACAAATTGAAAAGTGAAGTTGAGTATAAAAACCGTGAACTTGCAGGTTCTACAATGAATATTATTCATAAGAATGAAGTTCTTTCCTATTCTGTAGGAGAATTAAAAAAGGCTTTAAAGAAGATAAAAGATCCAACAGCATTGGTGCAGGTTAGACAGCTAATGAAAACCATTGATGCAGAATTTAACAGTGAACAGGATTGGGATCAATTCGAACTTCATTTCGATCAGGTACATGAAAACTTTTTAAAGAGATTGAGAACAGAACATTCACAATTAACTCCAAAAGATTTACGAATTTGTGCTTACCTAAGAATGAATTTATCTACTAAAGAAATTGCACCGCTTATGAATATTTCAGTTCGTGGAGTTGAAATTAGTCGCTATCGTTTGCGTAAAAAATTCAATTTATCAAGAGAAGAAAACCTAATTGACTTTATTTTGAACGTATAG